DNA sequence from the Acidobacteriaceae bacterium genome:
CACGTAAAGCGCACCGCATACTTGCCCACCGGGGTCACTTCACGTGGCTTCGCCGGCTCTTTGTAAACCGGAAACAACGCCTTCGGCGCGGGCTTCGGATCACCTGGCTCTAGTCCTTCAGCCTCGCGGGCTTCATGGCAGGTCGCACACGGGCAGGCATCGCGCAACCAGGTAAAGCTCCACGCGCTCTTGTGCCCATCGCGCCACTCAATCTCCATCCCCGTGCCGCCAGTCTTGTCGATCCGCACCTTCGCGGGCTGAATCGCCGTTCCGGTCAGCTTCACCAGTGACGCCTCGTGGGCTGCTTCTTCTGCACTTACAAACTTAATCTCGTGGCTCATGCTGCGTACTGTCTCCAGAAGAAGTATGCGGCAATCACCGTGCCGGTTGCCACCACGATGCCGCGAAGAATGTCGCCGTTCACGCGTTTTGCAAACCGCGCCCCTACCCATCCACCAGCCGCCGCAAAGACCATCGAGATCAGGCAGTAGTGCCATAAAATCGCGCCTTTGACGATGAACGTCACAATCGCCAAGAGGTTCGAACTCGTCGCTGCGACCACCTTCATCGCGTTCAGTTCGTGCATGTCTTCCATGCCGAACAGCGCCAGGATCGTCATCACCAGAAACCCGCCACCGGCCCCGAAGTAGCCGATATAGAAGCAGACAGGGAAGAGCGACAACGCCAGCGGCAGCCACGGAATCGGCCTGTCAGGATGGTGCTTCGCTGACCTCTTCTTCATCCACCGTGACAGTGGCCCGCTAATCCCAAACAGACTTGTCCCGATCAGAATCAACCACGGAATCAGATGCAGAAACGTCTTCTGCTTTGTGTGCAGCAACGTCTCCGCGCCCAGCACCGCTCCGAAGAGGCACGTCCCCAGCACCGTTGGCAACAGATCGCGCCGCACGTCGTTCCGCAACGTTGCGAGTGAGGTCAACTGCCCCGGCCACAGCGCCACCGTATTGGTCGCATTCGCCTGTACCGGCGGAACACCCATGCCCAGCATTGCCGGGAAAGAGATAAACGATCCACCACCAGCCATCGCGTTCATGATGCCCGCAATCGTAGAGGCGGCTACCAGCCAGATGTAGTGGAGATGCGGGATTTCATGGAAATTCATGCATCTCCCATTCTACGAGCTCTCGTAGAGCTCCTGCTCCTGCCACTCCCATCGCTTTTACCGTTGTCCAAGCGGCTCCTCTGCAAAGGGAAAGGGCTGTAGCCAATAGCCACAGCCCTTCTAACCCTTTCCGCTCTACCCCTCCACTCCGCAAAGCTGCAGAGCTTCTTCCACCGTCGTCGCCACAAGCAACCGATGCCGATTCCCGCGTAGCATTCCTTCGCGGTCGCACACATCCAGAAACTCGAGCATCGTGTCATAGAAGCCCGCAACATTCAGCAACACCACCGGCTTGGCGTGGATCTTCAGCGTCTGCCACGCCAGCACTTCATAAAGCTCTTCCAGCGTGCCAAAGCCTCCCGGCATCACCAGGAACGCATCCGACCGTTCTCCCATCAGAGCCTTGCGCGTATGCATCGTGTCCACCACATGCAACTCGCTGATGCCTTCATGCGCCACTTCCATATCCACCAGCACATGCGGAATCACACCCACCACATGCCCACCATCGGCCAGCGTGGAGTTCGCCACCGCTCCCATCAACCCAACCGTAGCTCCGCCGTACACCAGCCCGATCTTTCGCGCTGCCAGCGCCCTGCCCAGCTCTTCCGCCACCGCGCGATACTCCGGGCGCACGCCATCCGCCGCCGCACAAAACACTGCAATGTTCTTGGTTGTCATGCACCCAGCTTACCGCGCGTTTAGCCCAGCAGAAGGTGAAGAAACGACCGCACAGCTTCGCTCGATGGCCCAAACTGCTCCCGCGCCAGCCGAACCGCACCCTGCTCCAGCGTCTTCCGGCGTTCCGCAGAAAGCAGCAGCGCAATCACCTCGTCGGCAAACGCTTCGGCCGTATCCGCCACCGCGATCGTGCCGTCGGTCAGCCCTTCCAGCCCCTGCACGCCTACGCTCGTCGCTACACACGCCTTGCCAAAGCTCAACGCCTCCAGCAGCTTGATCTTGATCCCGCTCCCCACCACCAGCGGCACCACGCACACGGCGGCCAGGTTGTACTCGCCCTCCAGCCTCGGCACGCGTCCCAGCCGCACCACGCCCGGCTGCTGAAAGCCCGCAAGCTCGGCCTGGCCTATCGTCCCCGCCACCACAAACTCGGCATCCGGCACGGCCTGCCGCACTCGTGGCCACACCTCATCCAGAAAAAACGCCATCCCGCTCACATTCGGCAAAATATGGCCGCCCACAAACAGGCAGCGATGTGGCGTCACCTCTTGCGAAGGCTCCTGCAGCTTCATCACAATCGGCTGCGTCATCACCCGCGCCTGCAACCGCTCCCGCAGATACGTCGCCTCGGTATCCTGCGCCGCGAGCACAACATCGGCAGCATTCAGCCACTGCAACTCTTCGGCTTCACTAATTTGTGGGCAATCCAGCGAATCCCCTGCCGCCAGCATCCGCTCCACCCGTGCCGAAAGCAGGTCATGCGCCATGATGATCTTCGTCGTCTCCGCTGGAAGCTCCGCAAACAGCGGAGCCCAGATCGCGTAGTTGGCAATCACGCAACTCGCGCCAATCCTCTCGGCCTCGCGCTTTGCCACGCGCAGCTCCTTCGCGGTCGGCAGCGTCAGGTCCCACGCGTTTGTATACAAACGGTCGCCGTACATCCACTCCATCAACAGGCAAAGTGGTCGAAACAAAGCCACTTTCGTGCTCGCGCGACAAACATCCCGAGCCCACGCCTTCAGCGCAAAGCTCCGCAGCAGTATCCCCGCAGCCTGCACGTAACCCGGCGCACGATAGCGCACCCCTTCAGGCAGCGGCACTCGCGCCTGAAACGCCACTCGCGGCGACCGGCTATACGCCAGCGTCGACAGCACAGTCACCTCGCACCCCTGGGCTCGAAGCAGCTCCAGCAGGGTAAGGATGAGCGTTGTGCTTCCGCTGGTTTCGCGAACTACGGGGTTGCGCGTAACAAACAGCACCGTAGGTCGCACAGGAGTCTCTGAGGACATCCACCATGTATACCAACGCTGCAGCCTGCCGGCACAAAACGAATGAAAAATTCTCCTGAAGCCGGATACGATCCGTCACTCCGTTCACCAGTAAAAGGCTCACAAGCAAAACAAGGAGAGCTGCGACTCAAATCGCAGACTCTCCCTTGCTTCAGCAGATTCTTATTTGGGGGCCGGAGTTACTTCAGCGTGATTGTCGCGTCATTGAACTGACCATCGACGCTGTTCAGCACGACTTCGCCATTGGACCGGGTGATCTTGTCACCCTTCGTCGCGGCAACCTTGGCGCTTGCGCCTGCGGCAACGGTTACAGAGTTTGCACCGACCTGGATGGTCAGAGCTTCGCTGGTAGCGTTCTTCAGCGTGATGTTGACGGTCTTCGAAGACTTGAACAGCATCGCGTTGACGGGCACACCCACATGTGTGGAAGCGTGTGCAGCAACGGTTGAGGTGGAGGCAACGATGGCAGCAGCCATCACCATGGAAGCGGAAAGAAGACGACGGGTCATAGCAATTCTCCTCGTTCGAAAACGAAAGTTAGTTTTGTTCGAGTAGCCCGCCATGGATCAGGCCACTCGACGCATGTTGGACTACGCAGATGGTTCTTGGTTAGTTCCCCAAAACACGAAAAAATCTTCTCGTAACAAACGAAAAAAGAAACCTCATTTCCCTGCAACAAACTGCATCCGTAACCCACCGCGCCAACGTATCTCTATCTCCCCTCGCCTGCTTTCCTCGCCTCTTCCCGCCTTCCTCAGCCTCCCCCGGTAAAATGAACTTGTGGCCGACCTTCTCGCGAACATGAATCCGCAACAGCGCGAGGGCATCGTCTCCGTCGACGGCCCTGTGCTTCTCCTCGCCGGCGCTGGCTCTGGCAAAACACGCGTCATCACGCACCGCATCGCGTACCTCATTCAGGAACGCGGCGTCTCGCCTGACAACATCCTCGCCGTCACCTTCACCAATAAAGCGGCGAAGGAGATGGAGGAGCGCGTCGAAAAAATCATCGGCCACTCTTCGCTCGCCCGGCCGACCATCGCCACCTTCCATAGCTTCTGCGTCCGCGCTCTTCGTCGCGATATCGAAGCCCTCCGCGTCGGTGGCAAAGGCCTCACGCGTTCGTTTGCCATCTACGACGAAACCGACCAGCAGGCCGTTGTAAAGACCGCCCTCAAGCGCCTCGCCATCGACGACAAATCACTCAAGCCGCGCGTTGCGCTCGGCCGTATCTCCTGGGCAAAGAACCACATGATTGACCCGCAGGAGTACTTCCTCGCCTCGGCCAATCCCATCGAAGAGAAGATCGCCCACATCTTCAAGATCTACAAAGACGAGCTCTTCAAAGCCAACGCGCTCGACTTCGACGATCTCCTCCTCGAAACCGTTCGCCTGCTCAAGAGCGACGCCGCCATCCGCGAGCGCTACAACCGCAAGTACAAGTACCTCCTCATCGACGAGTACCAGGACACCAACCGCCCGCAGTACGAGCTCATGAAGCTCCTCGGCACGCACACCAACGTCTGCGTCGTCGGCGATGAAGACCAGTCCATTTACTCCTGGCGCGGCGCCGATATCCGCAACATCCTCGACTTCGAAAAAGACTTCGACAACGCCAAGACCATCCGCCTCGAGCAGAACTACCGCTCCACGCAGATCATTCTTGAGGCGGCCTCCGTCGTCGTCGCGCAGAACACCCAGCGCAAAGGCAAGAACCTCTTCACCGAGCGTGAAGGCGGTTCGCTCATCGGCTTCTACGAAGCCCCCGACGGCGAAAACGAAGCGCTCTTCGTCGCCGACCGCATCGCCAAATACATCCGCGAGGCTGACCCCGCTGCGCCCGCGCCTCCGCGCTGCGCCGTGCTCTACCGCACGAACTCCCAGTCGCGACTCGTCGAAGAAGCACTCCGCCGGTATCAGGTCAAGTACCACATGGTCGGCGGCTTCAGCTTCTACGACCGCTCCGAGGTCAAGGACATGCTCAGCTACCTGAAGC
Encoded proteins:
- a CDS encoding DUF971 domain-containing protein, whose translation is MSHEIKFVSAEEAAHEASLVKLTGTAIQPAKVRIDKTGGTGMEIEWRDGHKSAWSFTWLRDACPCATCHEAREAEGLEPGDPKPAPKALFPVYKEPAKPREVTPVGKYAVRFTWNDGHEAGLYSWDYLRNVCDEQRKK
- a CDS encoding sulfite exporter TauE/SafE family protein, with translation MNFHEIPHLHYIWLVAASTIAGIMNAMAGGGSFISFPAMLGMGVPPVQANATNTVALWPGQLTSLATLRNDVRRDLLPTVLGTCLFGAVLGAETLLHTKQKTFLHLIPWLILIGTSLFGISGPLSRWMKKRSAKHHPDRPIPWLPLALSLFPVCFYIGYFGAGGGFLVMTILALFGMEDMHELNAMKVVAATSSNLLAIVTFIVKGAILWHYCLISMVFAAAGGWVGARFAKRVNGDILRGIVVATGTVIAAYFFWRQYAA
- a CDS encoding TIGR00730 family Rossman fold protein, producing the protein MTTKNIAVFCAAADGVRPEYRAVAEELGRALAARKIGLVYGGATVGLMGAVANSTLADGGHVVGVIPHVLVDMEVAHEGISELHVVDTMHTRKALMGERSDAFLVMPGGFGTLEELYEVLAWQTLKIHAKPVVLLNVAGFYDTMLEFLDVCDREGMLRGNRHRLLVATTVEEALQLCGVEG
- a CDS encoding glycosyltransferase family 4 protein, which encodes MSSETPVRPTVLFVTRNPVVRETSGSTTLILTLLELLRAQGCEVTVLSTLAYSRSPRVAFQARVPLPEGVRYRAPGYVQAAGILLRSFALKAWARDVCRASTKVALFRPLCLLMEWMYGDRLYTNAWDLTLPTAKELRVAKREAERIGASCVIANYAIWAPLFAELPAETTKIIMAHDLLSARVERMLAAGDSLDCPQISEAEELQWLNAADVVLAAQDTEATYLRERLQARVMTQPIVMKLQEPSQEVTPHRCLFVGGHILPNVSGMAFFLDEVWPRVRQAVPDAEFVVAGTIGQAELAGFQQPGVVRLGRVPRLEGEYNLAAVCVVPLVVGSGIKIKLLEALSFGKACVATSVGVQGLEGLTDGTIAVADTAEAFADEVIALLLSAERRKTLEQGAVRLAREQFGPSSEAVRSFLHLLLG